The following are from one region of the Mycetohabitans rhizoxinica HKI 454 genome:
- the rplW gene encoding 50S ribosomal protein L23 has product MSEIRKNDHRLMQVLLAPVISEKATLVADKNEQVVFDIAPDATKQEVKAAVELLFKVEVDSVNVLNVKGKAKRFGRFMGRRKDVRKAYVNLKPGQEINFEAEAK; this is encoded by the coding sequence ATGAGCGAAATTCGCAAGAACGATCATCGTTTGATGCAGGTTCTGCTCGCGCCGGTGATCTCCGAGAAGGCGACGCTGGTGGCCGACAAGAACGAGCAAGTCGTATTCGACATCGCGCCCGACGCCACGAAGCAGGAAGTCAAGGCGGCAGTCGAATTGCTGTTCAAGGTCGAAGTGGACTCGGTCAACGTGCTGAATGTGAAGGGCAAAGCCAAGCGCTTTGGCCGTTTCATGGGCCGCCGCAAGGACGTGCGCAAGGCGTACGTGAACCTGAAGCCGGGCCAGGAAATCAATTTTGAAGCGGAGGCCAAGTAA
- the recQ gene encoding DNA helicase RecQ: MSRCLALLKEVFGYPAFRGPQADIVEHVAAGHDSLVLMPTGGGKSLCYQIPALVRHEAGLGAGIVVSPLIALMQDQVAALTEAGVRAAYVNSALTAAEAAATERAFARGELQLLYVAPERLLTARFLELLARSRIGLFAIDEAHCVSQWGHDFRPEYMQLSALHERFPQVPRIALTATADALTREEIIERLALNNARVFISSFDRPNIRYRIVEKDNARTQLLDFIRAEHTNVDGTTDSGIVYCLSRRKVEETADWLVQQGLRALPYHAGMDAQLRQRHQQVFQHEEGVVMCATIAFGMGIDKPDVRFVAHLDLPKSIEGYYQETGRAGRDGLASNAWMAYGLGDVVQQRKMIDESEADELHKRVQTAKLDALLGLCETAGCRRVHLLGYFGETGQPCGNCDTCLEPPATWDGTREAQMALSCVYRVQRASGFGFGAGHLIDILRGNATERVKQRKHDALSTFGIGAALSEAQWRAIFRQLIALGLLAVDHGGHGVLVLTQASKPVLKGERNITLRRYAKPKRVREADGARRGERTDPTAGMSPRQRARWDRLRAWRSETAKADGVPAYVIFHDATLAELARSAPVSLDELRGVPGLGARKFERFGDELLDVISDD; encoded by the coding sequence ATGTCCCGCTGTCTTGCGTTGCTTAAAGAGGTCTTCGGCTATCCGGCGTTTCGCGGACCGCAGGCCGATATCGTCGAACATGTCGCGGCGGGGCACGACAGCCTCGTGCTGATGCCCACCGGGGGCGGCAAGTCGTTGTGCTATCAGATTCCCGCGCTGGTGCGCCACGAAGCTGGCCTGGGCGCCGGCATCGTGGTGTCGCCGCTGATCGCGTTGATGCAGGACCAGGTCGCAGCGTTGACCGAGGCGGGGGTGCGGGCGGCCTACGTGAACTCGGCGCTCACCGCGGCCGAGGCGGCGGCGACCGAGCGCGCGTTCGCACGTGGTGAGTTGCAATTGTTGTACGTGGCACCGGAGCGACTGCTGACGGCGCGGTTCCTGGAGTTGCTCGCGCGCAGCCGGATAGGGTTGTTCGCGATCGACGAAGCCCACTGCGTGTCGCAGTGGGGCCATGATTTCCGGCCCGAATACATGCAGCTATCCGCGCTGCACGAGCGTTTCCCGCAGGTGCCCCGCATTGCGTTGACCGCGACGGCGGACGCGCTCACGCGCGAGGAAATCATCGAGCGGCTCGCGTTGAACAACGCTCGGGTGTTCATTTCGAGCTTCGATCGGCCAAACATTCGTTACCGGATCGTCGAGAAGGATAACGCGCGTACGCAATTACTCGACTTTATCCGGGCCGAACACACCAACGTGGACGGTACCACCGATTCGGGCATCGTCTATTGCCTATCGCGGCGCAAGGTCGAGGAGACCGCCGACTGGCTGGTGCAGCAGGGGCTGCGCGCGTTACCGTATCACGCCGGCATGGACGCGCAGCTTCGCCAGCGGCACCAGCAGGTCTTCCAGCACGAGGAGGGTGTGGTGATGTGCGCGACGATCGCGTTCGGAATGGGGATTGACAAGCCGGACGTGCGCTTCGTCGCGCATCTGGACCTGCCCAAGAGCATCGAAGGCTACTATCAGGAAACCGGCCGGGCCGGCCGCGATGGCCTTGCGTCCAACGCGTGGATGGCCTATGGGCTGGGCGACGTCGTGCAACAGCGCAAGATGATCGACGAGTCCGAGGCTGACGAACTGCACAAGCGAGTGCAAACGGCGAAGCTCGATGCGTTGCTTGGATTGTGCGAGACGGCTGGATGCCGGCGCGTGCATCTGCTCGGCTATTTTGGTGAAACGGGCCAGCCATGTGGCAACTGTGATACGTGCCTGGAGCCGCCAGCAACCTGGGATGGCACTCGCGAGGCACAGATGGCGCTCTCGTGCGTATACCGCGTGCAGCGGGCCAGCGGCTTTGGATTTGGCGCGGGCCACCTGATCGACATATTGCGCGGCAATGCAACCGAGCGCGTCAAGCAACGGAAGCACGACGCGTTAAGCACCTTTGGTATCGGCGCGGCATTGTCAGAGGCGCAATGGCGGGCGATTTTCCGTCAGTTGATTGCGCTGGGCCTGCTTGCAGTCGATCATGGAGGCCACGGCGTACTGGTGCTCACGCAGGCGAGCAAGCCGGTGTTGAAGGGGGAGCGCAACATCACGCTGCGCCGGTATGCCAAACCCAAACGGGTGCGCGAGGCGGATGGTGCACGCCGTGGCGAGCGCACCGATCCGACCGCCGGCATGTCGCCGCGCCAGCGCGCGCGCTGGGACCGGTTGCGCGCCTGGCGCAGCGAGACAGCTAAGGCCGACGGCGTGCCGGCCTACGTGATTTTTCACGATGCGACGTTGGCCGAACTGGCCCGTAGCGCGCCGGTTTCGCTCGATGAGCTGCGCGGCGTACCGGGCCTGGGCGCGCGCAAATTCGAGCGTTTCGGGGATGAACTGCTCGACGTCATCAGCGACGACTGA
- the rplV gene encoding 50S ribosomal protein L22 has translation MEVKAIHRGARISAQKTRLVADQIRGLPVDKALNILTFSPKKAAGIVKKVVLSAIANAEHNEGADIDELKIKTIYVDKAASLKRFTARAKGRGNRIEKQSCHITVTVGN, from the coding sequence ATGGAAGTGAAGGCAATTCATCGCGGTGCCCGCATTTCGGCGCAGAAGACGCGCCTTGTGGCCGACCAGATTCGCGGTTTGCCGGTTGACAAGGCCCTAAATATTCTGACGTTTTCGCCGAAGAAAGCGGCGGGTATCGTCAAGAAGGTGGTGCTGTCGGCGATCGCCAATGCGGAACACAACGAGGGTGCAGACATCGACGAGTTGAAGATCAAGACGATCTACGTCGACAAGGCAGCTTCGCTGAAGCGTTTCACCGCGCGCGCGAAGGGTCGTGGCAACCGTATCGAGAAGCAATCCTGTCACATCACTGTGACGGTCGGGAATTAA
- the rplB gene encoding 50S ribosomal protein L2 has protein sequence MALVKLKPTSPGRRAMVKVVNKDLHKGKPYAALLDKQSSTAGRNNNGHITTRHKGGGHKHHYRVVDFRRNKDGIPAKVERLEYDPNRSANIALLCYADGERRYIIAPKGVMVGTQLLSGSEAPIRAGNTLPIRNIPVGTTIHCVEMLPGKGAQIARSAGASAMLLAREGTYAQVRLRSGEIRRVHIECRATIGEVGNEEHSLRQIGKAGANRWRGIRPTVRGVAMNPIDHPHGGGEGRTAAGRDPVSPWGTPAKGFRTRRNKRTTTMIVQRRHKR, from the coding sequence ATGGCACTCGTTAAGCTCAAACCGACTTCGCCTGGCCGTCGTGCGATGGTGAAGGTGGTCAACAAGGACCTGCATAAGGGCAAGCCGTACGCGGCGCTGCTCGATAAGCAAAGTTCCACGGCTGGCCGCAACAATAATGGTCATATCACGACGCGCCACAAGGGCGGTGGTCACAAGCATCACTATCGCGTGGTCGATTTCCGTCGCAACAAGGACGGTATCCCGGCGAAGGTCGAGCGTCTCGAGTACGACCCGAACCGTAGCGCGAACATTGCCCTGCTGTGCTATGCCGATGGCGAGCGCCGCTACATTATCGCGCCGAAGGGCGTGATGGTTGGCACTCAACTGTTGTCGGGCTCGGAAGCGCCGATTCGTGCAGGCAATACGCTGCCAATCCGCAATATTCCGGTGGGTACGACTATTCACTGTGTCGAAATGCTGCCGGGCAAGGGGGCGCAAATCGCGCGCTCGGCCGGCGCGTCGGCGATGCTGCTGGCTCGCGAAGGCACGTATGCGCAGGTTCGTCTGCGCTCGGGTGAAATCCGGCGCGTGCATATCGAATGCCGTGCAACGATCGGTGAAGTCGGCAACGAGGAGCACAGCCTGCGCCAGATCGGCAAGGCTGGTGCGAATCGCTGGCGCGGTATCCGTCCGACGGTCCGCGGTGTGGCCATGAACCCGATCGACCACCCGCACGGTGGCGGCGAGGGTCGTACGGCGGCGGGTCGCGATCCGGTCAGCCCGTGGGGTACGCCGGCGAAGGGCTTCCGCACGCGTCGCAACAAGCGCACGACGACGATGATCGTCCAGCGCCGTCACAAGCGTTAA
- the rplD gene encoding 50S ribosomal protein L4 yields MELKLLNDQGQESAGVNASDIVFGRDYNEALIHQIVVAYQANARSGNRAQKDREQVKHTTKKPWRQKGTGRARAGMSSSPLWRGGGRIFPNSPEENFGQKVNKKMFRAGVCSILSQLAREGRLSVVEDIKLDAPKTKLLAAKFKAMGLESVLVITDTVDENLYLASRNLPHVAVVEPRYADPLSLIYFKKVLVTKAAVAQIEELLS; encoded by the coding sequence ATGGAATTGAAGCTCCTGAACGACCAAGGTCAGGAAAGCGCGGGTGTGAACGCATCGGACATCGTGTTCGGTCGTGATTACAATGAAGCGCTGATCCACCAGATCGTCGTCGCGTACCAGGCGAACGCGCGCAGCGGTAATCGCGCGCAGAAGGATCGCGAGCAAGTCAAGCACACGACTAAGAAGCCGTGGCGCCAGAAGGGCACGGGCCGCGCCCGTGCTGGTATGTCGTCAAGCCCGTTGTGGCGCGGCGGTGGCCGTATCTTCCCGAACTCGCCGGAAGAAAACTTCGGCCAGAAGGTCAACAAGAAGATGTTCCGCGCCGGCGTCTGCTCGATCCTGTCGCAGCTTGCCCGCGAAGGCCGTCTGTCGGTGGTCGAGGACATCAAGCTCGACGCGCCGAAGACCAAGCTGCTGGCGGCCAAGTTCAAGGCCATGGGGCTCGAGTCGGTGCTCGTGATTACCGATACCGTCGACGAGAACCTGTACCTTGCGTCGCGCAACCTGCCGCATGTGGCGGTTGTCGAGCCGCGTTATGCCGACCCACTGTCGCTGATCTACTTCAAAAAAGTGCTGGTCACGAAGGCTGCGGTCGCCCAGATCGAGGAGTTGCTGTCATGA
- the rplC gene encoding 50S ribosomal protein L3: MSLGLVGRKVGMTRIFTADGDSIPVTVLDVSDNRVTQIKTVETDGYTAVQVAFGERRASRVTKPLAGHLAKAGVQAGEILKEFRIEADKAAELSPGSVVGVDLFEVGQKVDVQGVSIGKGYAGTIKRYNFGSGRASHGNSRSHNVPGSIGMAQDPGRVFPGKRMTGHLGDVTATTQNLEIARIDAQRKLILVKGAVPGAKGGKVFVTPAVKARAKKGA; encoded by the coding sequence ATGAGCCTTGGACTCGTAGGTCGCAAGGTTGGGATGACCCGTATTTTCACGGCTGACGGTGATTCAATTCCCGTGACCGTGCTGGACGTGTCGGACAACCGCGTGACGCAGATCAAGACCGTTGAAACGGACGGTTATACGGCCGTGCAAGTTGCTTTCGGCGAGCGTCGCGCGTCGCGTGTGACCAAGCCGTTGGCCGGTCATCTCGCCAAAGCCGGTGTTCAAGCCGGTGAAATCCTAAAGGAATTTCGCATCGAAGCCGACAAGGCGGCCGAGCTGTCGCCAGGCTCGGTGGTCGGTGTCGATTTATTCGAAGTGGGTCAGAAGGTCGACGTGCAGGGCGTGTCCATCGGTAAGGGCTATGCCGGTACGATCAAGCGCTACAACTTCGGTTCGGGCCGCGCGTCGCACGGTAACTCGCGTTCGCACAATGTGCCGGGCTCGATCGGCATGGCGCAGGATCCGGGCCGTGTGTTCCCGGGCAAGCGCATGACCGGCCACCTCGGTGATGTGACGGCCACCACGCAGAATCTCGAGATCGCACGTATCGACGCGCAGCGCAAGCTTATCCTCGTTAAAGGTGCGGTGCCGGGCGCAAAGGGCGGCAAAGTTTTTGTGACGCCGGCCGTCAAGGCTCGTGCGAAGAAGGGGGCGTGA
- the tuf gene encoding elongation factor Tu, with the protein MAKGKFERTKPHVNVGTIGHVDHGKTTLTAAIATVLSSKFGGEAKKYDEIDAAPEEKARGITINTAHIEYETEQRHYAHVDCPGHADYVKNMITGAAQMDGAILVVSAADGPMPQTREHILLARQVGVPYIIVFLNKCDMVDDAELLELVEMEVRELLSKYEFPGDDTPIIKGSAKLALEGDKGELGEAAIMSLADALDTYIPTPERAVDGTFLMPVEDVFSISGRGTVVTGRVERGVIKVGEEIEIVGIRDTTKTTCTGVEMFRKLLDQGQAGDNVGILLRGTKREDVERGQVLAKPGTITPHTHFTAEVYVLSKDEGGRHTPFFNNYRPQFYFRTTDVTGSIELPKDKEMVMPGDNVSITVKLIAPIAMEEGLRFAIREGGRTVGAGVVAKIIE; encoded by the coding sequence ATGGCTAAAGGTAAATTTGAACGGACCAAGCCGCACGTGAACGTGGGCACGATCGGTCACGTTGACCATGGCAAGACCACGCTGACGGCGGCGATCGCGACGGTGCTGTCGTCGAAGTTTGGCGGCGAAGCGAAGAAGTACGACGAGATCGATGCGGCGCCGGAAGAGAAGGCGCGTGGCATCACGATCAACACGGCGCACATCGAGTACGAGACAGAGCAGCGTCACTATGCGCACGTGGACTGCCCGGGTCACGCGGACTACGTGAAGAACATGATCACGGGCGCGGCGCAGATGGACGGCGCGATCCTGGTGGTGTCGGCCGCAGACGGCCCGATGCCGCAAACGCGTGAGCATATTTTGCTGGCGCGTCAAGTGGGCGTGCCGTACATCATCGTGTTCCTGAACAAGTGCGACATGGTGGACGACGCGGAGCTGCTCGAGCTGGTGGAAATGGAAGTGCGCGAGCTGCTGTCCAAGTACGAGTTCCCGGGCGACGATACGCCGATCATCAAGGGCTCGGCGAAGCTGGCGCTGGAAGGGGACAAGGGCGAGTTGGGCGAGGCAGCGATCATGAGCCTGGCCGATGCGCTGGACACGTACATCCCGACGCCGGAGCGTGCGGTGGATGGCACGTTCCTGATGCCGGTGGAAGACGTGTTCTCGATCTCGGGTCGTGGCACGGTGGTCACGGGCCGCGTGGAGCGCGGTGTGATCAAGGTTGGCGAGGAAATCGAGATCGTCGGTATCCGTGACACGACGAAGACGACGTGCACGGGCGTGGAGATGTTCCGCAAGCTGCTGGACCAGGGCCAGGCCGGGGACAACGTGGGTATCCTGCTGCGTGGTACCAAGCGCGAGGATGTGGAGCGTGGCCAAGTGCTGGCCAAACCGGGCACGATCACGCCGCACACGCACTTCACGGCGGAAGTGTACGTGCTGAGCAAGGATGAGGGCGGGCGCCACACGCCGTTTTTCAACAACTACCGGCCGCAGTTCTACTTCCGCACGACGGACGTGACCGGCTCGATCGAGTTGCCCAAGGACAAGGAAATGGTGATGCCGGGTGACAACGTGTCGATCACGGTCAAGTTGATCGCGCCGATCGCGATGGAAGAAGGGCTGCGCTTTGCGATCCGCGAAGGCGGCCGTACCGTCGGCGCCGGCGTCGTCGCCAAGATCATCGAGTAA
- the rpsL gene encoding 30S ribosomal protein S12 → MPTINQLVRKGRTSEHVKSKSPALQDCPQRRGVCTRVYTTTPKKPNSALRKVAKVRLTNGFEVISYIGGEGHNLQEHSVVLIRGGRVKDLPGVRYHMVRGSLDTQGVKDRKQARSKYGAKRAKAGK, encoded by the coding sequence ATGCCAACCATCAATCAATTGGTTCGCAAAGGCCGCACTTCGGAGCATGTGAAGAGCAAGAGTCCGGCCTTGCAGGACTGTCCGCAGCGTCGCGGCGTGTGCACCCGTGTGTACACGACGACGCCAAAAAAGCCGAACTCGGCGCTTCGTAAGGTCGCGAAGGTTCGTTTGACGAATGGCTTCGAGGTCATCTCGTACATCGGTGGTGAAGGCCACAACCTGCAAGAGCACTCGGTCGTGCTGATTCGCGGCGGCCGGGTTAAGGACTTGCCGGGTGTGCGTTACCACATGGTGCGCGGCTCGCTCGACACGCAAGGCGTTAAGGACCGTAAGCAGGCCCGCTCGAAGTACGGTGCGAAGCGCGCCAAGGCGGGTAAGTAA
- the fusA gene encoding elongation factor G, translating to MARKTPIERYRNIGISAHIDAGKTTTTERILFYTGVNHKIGEVHDGAATMDWMEQEQERGITITSAATTAFWKGMGNNYPEHRINIIDTPGHVDFTIEVERSMRVLDGACMVYCAVGGVQPQSETVWRQANKYKVPRLAFVNKMDRTGANFFKVYDQLKTRLKANPVPVVVPIGAEESFRGVVDLLKMKAIIWDDASQGTKFEYADIPAELVDTCNEWREKMIESAAEASEALMEKYLGGEALTEAEIIKALRDRTIACEIQPMLCGTAFKNKGVQRMLDAVIDFLPSPVDIPPVKGETESGEGAERNASDDEKFSALAFKIMTDPFVGQLIFFRVYSGVVNSGDTVLNSTKGKKERVGRILQMHANQREEIKEVRAGDIAAAVGLKEATTGDTLCDPANPIVLERMVFPEPVISQAVEPKTKADQEKMGIALNRLAQEDPSFRVQTNEESGQTIISGMGELHLEILVDRMRREFNVEATVGKPQVAYRETIRSTAADVEGKFVKQSGGRGQYGHAVITLEPNEQGKGYEFLDEIKGGVIPREYIPAVDKGIQETLKSGVLAGFPVVDVKVHLTFGSYHDVDSNENAFRMAGSMAFKEAMRRANPVILEPMMAVEVETPEEYMGNVMGDLSGRRGIVQGMDDMVGGGKIVRAEVPLSEMFGYSTSLRSLTQGRATYTMEFKHYAEAPRNVADAIINAKAK from the coding sequence GTGGCTCGTAAGACTCCTATCGAGCGTTACCGTAATATCGGTATCAGCGCTCACATCGACGCCGGCAAAACGACGACGACCGAGCGCATCCTGTTTTACACCGGTGTGAATCACAAAATCGGCGAAGTGCACGATGGTGCCGCGACGATGGACTGGATGGAGCAGGAGCAGGAACGTGGTATCACGATCACGTCCGCTGCGACGACGGCGTTCTGGAAAGGGATGGGCAACAACTACCCAGAACACCGCATCAACATCATCGACACGCCGGGGCACGTGGACTTCACGATTGAGGTCGAGCGCTCGATGCGCGTGCTCGACGGCGCGTGCATGGTGTACTGCGCGGTCGGTGGCGTGCAGCCGCAGTCGGAAACCGTGTGGCGTCAGGCCAATAAGTACAAGGTGCCGCGGCTCGCGTTCGTCAATAAGATGGACCGTACCGGCGCGAACTTCTTCAAGGTGTATGACCAGTTGAAGACGCGCCTGAAAGCCAATCCGGTGCCGGTCGTCGTGCCGATCGGCGCGGAGGAGTCGTTCAGGGGGGTCGTCGACCTGTTGAAGATGAAGGCGATCATTTGGGACGACGCGTCGCAAGGAACGAAGTTCGAATATGCTGACATCCCGGCTGAACTCGTGGACACGTGTAACGAGTGGCGCGAAAAGATGATCGAGTCGGCGGCCGAGGCGAGCGAGGCGCTGATGGAAAAGTATCTCGGTGGCGAAGCGCTGACCGAGGCCGAGATCATCAAGGCGCTGCGCGATCGCACGATCGCCTGTGAAATCCAGCCGATGCTGTGCGGGACCGCGTTTAAGAACAAGGGCGTGCAACGCATGCTGGACGCGGTGATCGACTTCCTGCCGTCGCCGGTCGACATTCCGCCGGTTAAGGGCGAGACCGAGAGCGGCGAGGGTGCCGAGCGCAACGCATCCGATGACGAGAAATTCTCGGCGCTCGCGTTCAAGATCATGACGGACCCGTTCGTCGGTCAGTTGATCTTCTTCCGCGTGTACTCGGGCGTTGTGAACTCCGGCGACACGGTGTTGAACTCGACGAAGGGCAAGAAGGAGCGCGTCGGTCGTATTCTGCAGATGCATGCGAACCAGCGCGAGGAAATCAAGGAAGTGCGCGCTGGTGACATCGCCGCGGCGGTCGGCCTGAAGGAAGCGACCACCGGCGATACGCTGTGTGATCCGGCCAATCCGATCGTGCTTGAGCGCATGGTGTTCCCGGAGCCGGTAATCTCGCAGGCCGTCGAGCCGAAGACGAAGGCCGACCAGGAGAAGATGGGGATTGCGCTGAACCGCCTTGCGCAGGAAGACCCGTCTTTCCGCGTGCAGACCAACGAGGAATCCGGTCAGACGATCATCTCCGGCATGGGCGAGCTGCATCTGGAGATTCTCGTCGATCGGATGAGGCGTGAATTTAATGTCGAGGCGACGGTGGGTAAGCCGCAGGTTGCGTATCGTGAAACGATTCGTAGCACGGCGGCGGACGTCGAGGGCAAGTTTGTCAAGCAGTCCGGTGGTCGCGGCCAGTACGGTCACGCGGTCATCACGCTGGAGCCGAACGAGCAGGGCAAGGGCTATGAGTTCCTCGACGAGATCAAGGGCGGCGTGATTCCTCGCGAGTACATTCCGGCCGTCGATAAGGGTATTCAAGAAACACTGAAGAGCGGCGTGCTGGCTGGCTTCCCGGTCGTTGACGTGAAGGTGCATCTGACGTTCGGCTCGTACCACGACGTGGACTCGAACGAAAACGCGTTCCGGATGGCCGGCTCGATGGCGTTTAAGGAAGCGATGCGCCGTGCCAATCCGGTGATTCTCGAGCCGATGATGGCCGTCGAAGTCGAAACGCCGGAAGAGTACATGGGCAACGTGATGGGCGATCTGTCGGGTCGTCGTGGCATCGTGCAAGGCATGGATGACATGGTGGGTGGCGGCAAGATCGTTCGTGCCGAGGTGCCGCTGTCGGAAATGTTCGGTTATTCGACGTCGCTGCGCTCGCTGACGCAGGGCCGTGCGACGTACACGATGGAGTTCAAGCACTACGCCGAGGCTCCGCGCAACGTGGCTGATGCGATCATCAACGCGAAAGCGAAGTGA
- the rpsG gene encoding 30S ribosomal protein S7 — translation MPRRREVPKREILPDPKFGNVDVAKFMNVLMLSGKKSVAERIVYGAFEQIQGKAGKDPLEVFTVALSNVKPVVEVKSRRVGGANYQVPVEVRPSRRMALAMRWLREAAKKRSEKSMALRLAGELLEAAEGRGGAMKKRDEVHRMAEANRAFSHFRF, via the coding sequence ATGCCGCGTCGTCGCGAAGTCCCCAAGCGGGAAATATTGCCGGACCCGAAGTTCGGTAATGTTGATGTTGCAAAATTCATGAACGTACTGATGTTGTCGGGCAAGAAGTCAGTGGCCGAACGCATCGTGTACGGGGCTTTCGAGCAAATTCAGGGCAAGGCCGGCAAGGACCCCCTGGAAGTGTTCACTGTCGCGCTGAGCAACGTGAAGCCGGTGGTTGAAGTGAAGAGCCGCCGCGTTGGAGGTGCGAACTACCAGGTTCCGGTCGAAGTGCGCCCGTCGCGCCGTATGGCATTGGCGATGCGCTGGTTGCGCGAGGCCGCGAAGAAGCGTAGCGAGAAGTCGATGGCGCTGCGCCTGGCCGGTGAACTGCTCGAGGCCGCGGAAGGTCGGGGTGGCGCGATGAAGAAGCGCGACGAAGTGCACCGGATGGCGGAAGCGAACAGGGCTTTCTCGCATTTCCGTTTCTAA
- the rpsC gene encoding 30S ribosomal protein S3, with the protein MGQKIHPTGFRLAVSRNWASRWYANNTQFAGMLKEDIGVREYLKKKLKNASVSRVVIERPAKNARLTIFSSRPGVVIGKKGEDIELLKTELQRRMGVPVHVNIEEVRKPETDAQLIADSITQQLERRIMFRRAMKRAMQNAMRLGAQGIKIMSAGRLNGIEIARTEWYREGRVPLHTLRADIDYATSEAKTTYGIIGVKVWVYKGDTLGRNDMPVAEEPVEDKRARRNARPGDRRPRRDGEGGAPGARRGGPRRSGAGAGGDAKSGE; encoded by the coding sequence ATGGGACAGAAAATTCATCCGACTGGCTTCCGCCTGGCTGTCAGCCGTAACTGGGCATCGCGTTGGTACGCGAACAATACCCAGTTCGCGGGGATGCTGAAGGAAGACATCGGTGTTCGCGAATACCTGAAGAAAAAGCTGAAGAACGCGTCGGTGAGCCGCGTCGTGATCGAGCGTCCTGCAAAGAACGCACGGCTCACGATTTTCAGCTCGCGTCCGGGCGTTGTGATCGGCAAGAAGGGCGAGGATATCGAGTTGTTGAAGACCGAACTGCAGCGCCGCATGGGCGTGCCGGTTCACGTCAACATCGAGGAAGTCCGGAAGCCGGAAACCGATGCGCAACTGATCGCCGATTCGATTACACAGCAGCTCGAGCGCCGGATCATGTTCCGTCGCGCGATGAAGCGCGCAATGCAAAATGCGATGCGTTTGGGTGCGCAGGGCATCAAGATCATGAGCGCGGGTCGTCTGAACGGCATCGAAATCGCACGGACTGAATGGTACCGTGAAGGCCGTGTGCCACTGCACACGCTGCGCGCCGACATCGATTATGCGACGTCGGAAGCGAAGACGACGTACGGCATTATCGGCGTCAAAGTGTGGGTCTACAAAGGCGATACACTTGGCCGCAACGATATGCCGGTCGCCGAAGAGCCGGTGGAAGACAAGCGCGCACGCCGCAATGCCCGTCCGGGCGATCGTCGCCCGCGCCGTGATGGCGAAGGCGGTGCACCGGGCGCACGTCGGGGCGGTCCGCGCCGTAGTGGTGCCGGCGCTGGCGGCGACGCGAAGAGTGGAGAATAA
- the rpsJ gene encoding 30S ribosomal protein S10, producing MQKQKIRIRLKAFDYKLVDQSARQIFETVQRTGAILVGPIPLPRRIQRFDILRSPHVNKTSRDQLEIRTHLRLLDIVDPTDKTVDALMKLDLPAGVDVEIKLQ from the coding sequence ATGCAGAAGCAGAAAATCCGTATCCGCCTGAAAGCTTTCGACTACAAGCTGGTCGATCAATCAGCGCGGCAGATTTTCGAGACGGTACAGCGCACCGGCGCGATCCTCGTCGGCCCGATCCCGCTGCCGCGGCGCATCCAGCGCTTTGACATCCTGCGTTCGCCGCACGTGAATAAGACGTCGCGCGATCAGCTGGAAATCCGCACGCACCTGCGTCTGCTGGATATCGTCGACCCGACTGATAAGACCGTGGATGCGCTCATGAAGCTCGACTTGCCGGCGGGCGTCGATGTCGAAATCAAGCTACAGTAA
- the rpsS gene encoding 30S ribosomal protein S19, with translation MARSVKKGPFCDAHLLKKVEAAAASRDKKPIKTWSRRSTILPDFIGLTIAVHNGRQHVPVYVSENMVGHKLGEFALTRTFKGHAADKKAKR, from the coding sequence ATGGCACGTTCTGTTAAAAAAGGTCCGTTCTGCGACGCCCATTTGCTGAAGAAGGTTGAGGCGGCTGCAGCTTCGCGTGATAAGAAACCGATCAAGACCTGGTCGCGTCGTTCGACGATCCTGCCGGATTTCATCGGCTTGACGATCGCCGTGCACAACGGCCGCCAGCATGTTCCGGTGTATGTGTCGGAAAACATGGTCGGCCACAAGCTCGGCGAATTCGCGTTGACCCGTACCTTTAAGGGGCACGCGGCCGACAAGAAGGCCAAGAGATAA